A region from the Paenibacillus humicola genome encodes:
- a CDS encoding stage V sporulation protein AB, with translation MHDIAANAFVALLGVGGGLAVGSGLVALLIVLDLVPRLAQIGRAYRKSIWYETAIIAGGVFWSLADFLDWRLRLPDAAALAFIGSFDGIFVGMLAAALTEVMNVLPILAKRMGLSRFIAGLLMAMVLGKVAGSLFDWLYYQWMDH, from the coding sequence ATGCATGACATCGCCGCAAATGCGTTCGTCGCTCTCCTGGGCGTCGGCGGCGGGCTTGCGGTCGGCAGCGGCCTGGTGGCGTTGCTGATCGTGCTCGATCTGGTGCCGCGGCTCGCGCAAATCGGCCGCGCCTACCGCAAATCGATCTGGTACGAAACGGCGATTATTGCCGGCGGCGTTTTCTGGTCGTTGGCCGATTTTCTGGATTGGCGGCTGCGGCTGCCGGATGCCGCCGCGCTTGCGTTTATCGGCTCGTTCGACGGGATTTTTGTCGGCATGCTGGCCGCGGCGCTAACCGAGGTGATGAACGTACTGCCGATCCTGGCGAAAAGAATGGGACTGAGCCGGTTTATCGCCGGCCTGCTGATGGCCATGGTGCTGGGCAAGGTCGCAGGTTCGCTGTTTGATTGGCTTTATTACCAATGGATGGACCACTGA
- a CDS encoding stage V sporulation protein AA → MRVNAAESKIVYLRLRKRIGIKPGQAVTLSQAARLFASDAGLERKLNALVLHRHRERDGNRVVIDLLQIVRAIRETEPEALVESFGDPQVLVMVAEKEQKPRIVVLIASWLLLFFGSGLAIMNFHTDVSMKEVHSRITELVTGRPAEHPLWFQIPYSFGIGFGMVLFFNHLFRKRFNEEPNPLEVELYMYEENVNAYVIADEMRRKNDAGAEKHGTNTSEKPEIGAGDGHA, encoded by the coding sequence ATGCGCGTGAATGCCGCCGAATCGAAGATCGTCTATTTGCGTCTGCGCAAACGAATCGGCATCAAGCCGGGTCAAGCGGTGACGCTAAGCCAGGCGGCGAGACTGTTTGCGTCCGATGCCGGCCTGGAGCGTAAGCTGAACGCGCTCGTGCTGCACCGCCACCGCGAACGGGACGGCAACCGCGTCGTGATCGACCTGCTGCAAATCGTGCGGGCGATCCGTGAAACCGAGCCGGAGGCGCTCGTCGAGTCCTTCGGCGACCCGCAGGTGCTGGTGATGGTGGCGGAAAAAGAGCAGAAGCCCCGGATCGTGGTGCTGATCGCTTCGTGGCTGCTGCTTTTTTTCGGCTCGGGCCTGGCCATTATGAACTTCCATACGGATGTCAGCATGAAAGAGGTGCACAGCCGGATCACCGAGCTGGTGACGGGCCGCCCAGCCGAGCATCCGTTATGGTTCCAGATCCCCTATTCCTTCGGCATCGGCTTCGGGATGGTTCTGTTCTTCAATCATTTGTTCCGCAAGCGGTTCAACGAGGAGCCGAATCCGCTCGAGGTCGAGCTGTATATGTATGAGGAAAACGTAAATGCATACGTCATCGCCGACGAGATGCGGCGGAAAAACGATGCCGGAGCGGAAAAGCACGGAACGAATACAAGTGAAAAGCCGGAAATCGGAGCCGGTGACGGGCATGCATGA